Genomic segment of Pongo pygmaeus isolate AG05252 chromosome 1, NHGRI_mPonPyg2-v2.0_pri, whole genome shotgun sequence:
AAAGGAAGCAAGTATCGCATTgggatatattatttattatgtattaaaaGGTAATACAACATGAGGCTAAATTTATTAGTCAGACTTAGATGATTATTCTCCAGTTTTAGTCACTATACTCTTGAAAGAATGTAGGAAGTGAAAACCTGGAGAGTTCCTAAAAATGAAGAGTAAGACTCactagaagttaaaaaaaaattcatttaggaaaagccacaagaattatttttattgaaattgtcttccagaaaataaaagctgCTGAGAAAATGTTTTGATGTTTTCAAGGAGAGGTATACTTAGGTTATTTTGCTGTGGTTAGAAATTGGTTGACAACATAAGCAAAAGGGTAAAAAAGCTGGCTGTTGAGGGGGTGGCCTCCCCTGATATAGAGACCTCCAGGGTGAAACACGCAACCTTGCATTGAGTGTGGCTATCAGAAGGCAGGGCTTCCTTGGGTTCTGTAGCTACTTCCACATTCTAATTCTGTGATTGTGACTCAAGAGCTGGCACCCAGAGTCTTCCCCAAGCACTATTGTTGATGTCCCAGTGACATGGGATTTGAGCTCTGGCATCTCAAAATGTGTTCCTGCCTTCATGACTCTCAAAACTTGTGGAAGCAAAATGCTTCCTGACCTCTGAAGGGACATTCCCTGGGAACTTCATAAGAACCTTATCTCAgctataagaaacaaaaatactcaTCCCTTAGCTCAGTTTAAACcccatttgttttcattcatttatttcatcatttgCGTGTTTTTTCTTCTAAACACCTGTGggacctccccttcctcctcataACAGcacccaccccaaccccaccccagcaCTTGCTGCATCTTTCTTTTACCCAGTGGATTGTTGGGTCCTCATGGCTGAGGAACTTGTAGGCTTCACTCTACTTCCTGGTAGGCTCTGCTCTTGAGATTCTATCGTCCTACAGGATCTCCACTAATAATCTAACCTCTGTAAGCCATaattttgtttcaattgctttaGGTAGTTTTGGAGAAAAGCCTGGCCATTGTGGAGACATAGACATCTTTCTTCTCTGTCCTTCCTTTCAAAGACAGCTGTAAGAGAGCTCTTCATGAGAAAATGTCCCAACAGAAGGCTGGGATGCATCAGCCCTCAGAGAAGAAAGGACCTGCTGAGAAGGGAGTGAATGAGCAGAAGCCTCGGCCTGAGGAAGCCGAATTCTCTGTATCCTGCAGTGGGTAAGAGACTTCCCACTATCAGCATTAAGTCTTTGCTCGTCAGAGTAGCTTTCAGGGCCTGCAGCCAGCCTCCATACCTTAATTGTAGGGCTTTCTCTTAACACCTTCCTGGAAATTTCTTTAGAGAAAAATCTATAAAAGTTTTATTAGTAATGACTTTATATTATTCAGAGAAATTTGGCTTTATTCTAACTAACATTGCATGTATTCACCAAATATATGGTCTTCATGGTTACCTGAGCTGGAAATCTTCCAGTCATGTGAGTGGTCTCTCTTCTGGATCCCCAGGAGCATGTAGGAATCTCCTGTTTCTTCATATATTACTCTGGTGAATGCTGAACTGTCCCAGTTCCCGAGGAGGTAGATTTATACAGAGGCCCCTCTATTCTACTCCAACCTCTATGGAAACTCAGGTCCCTGGCTTCTGGAATGGCAGTTTTGAtaagctgaattttaaaaataagcttgcAGAATTGTCAAATAGTGGCCTGTTGGCTAGATTTGTCAGTTTGTTTTTAATGGCCATTTTCCTATAGCTTTTTGGAAGCATTTAAATAATATGGGGTTAACCCATTAGGCATTTGCCTGTGAGCACCAGTTACTGAAATACTAAGTTACTGAAATCACTAATTTGCCTAAGTGGTTGGTGCACAGCTTTGGAAGTGATTCAAATCCTGCTTCATGCTCCATTAGGTCACTGCCCAATATATTCCACTTAAATTTCACTGACCCAGAGAATAATGTTAGTTAGAGCTAAAATAactctaggccaggcgcagtggctcgtgcctgtaatctcagcactttgggaggctgaggtgggcggatcacttgaggtcaggaattggagacagcctggccaacatggtgaaaccccgtctctactaaaaatacaaaaattagctgggcatggtggtgggcacctgtaatcccagctactcgggaggctgaggcaggagaattgcttgaacctggaaggcggagattgcagtgagccaagatcgtgccactgcactccagcctggatgacagagcaagattccatctcagacaaaacaaaacaaaacaaaacaaaacaaaacaaaacacccaaaaAACTCTAGAGTCAGTTAGtctcatttcctcattttagaACTGAGAACACTTAGGCCCTAAGAGAGAGTCATTTGATCAAAGTTGCATAATAGCCTCTGGCAGAGATAACATTAGAATCCTGTGCTCTCGATTCACAAAGCCTACACTACACCCActtcatcaaatatatttttaaaaattatacttctgtggtcattctttttttaatagactttttaagagcagttttaagttcacagcaaaattgagtggaaagtaacagagagttcccatatgccCCCTACCCCTGCATGAACACAGCCTCCCTCACTATAAACATCTTGCCCCCGAGTGATAACATTTggtacaactgatgaacctacattgactcatcatcacccaaagtccacagtttacagtGGGGTTCATTCTTGGTGGTGTATATTCTATAGGTTTTGACACAAGTATAAATGTATAATGgcatgtatccaccattgtaATAAAGAATGACTATtccctgccctaaaaatcctctgtgctctgcctattcattctCCTTTCCCCCCTTAacacctggcaaccactgatctttttactgtctccactgTTTTACCTATTCCATAGTGTCATATAGTCggagtcatacagtatgtagcctttttagagtggcttctttcacttacacACTTAACGttctttcatgtcttttcatggcttcataactcatttctttttagtactaaataatattccactgactgcatgtatcaaaatttatccattcacctactgaaggacatcttggttgcttccaagtttttgcagttatgaataaagttgctataaacatcatgtgcaggtttttgtgtgaatttaAGTTTTCAGCTCACTTGGGAAAATACTGAGGAGCAGATTGCTACGTCAtttggtaagagtatgtttagtttcacaagaaaatgccaaactatcttccaaagtggctgtactattttgcattcccgcTGGCAAGGAATGAGAATACCTGTTGTTCCatatccttaccagcatttgctgttatcagtgttctggattttgccattctaataggtgtagaGTGGTATctcgttgttttaatttgcaattccctaatgacatatgatgttaagcatcttttcatattcttGTTTGCCAtcatctttggtgaggtgtctgttcagggttttttgcccattttttattgtgttgttcattttcttattgttgagtttaagagttctttgtgtatttggGATAATAGTCCTTTAccagatatgtcttttgcaaatattttctcccagtgtgttgtcttctcattctcttgatgtGCCTTTTgtagagcagaagtttttaattttaatgaagtccagattatcaattatttcttttatggatcatgcctTTTGTGTTATATCTGAAAAGTAATCATatagctgggctcggtggctcacacctgtaatcccagcactttggaaggctgaggcaagaggatcacctgagtccaagagtttggctgcagtgagccacaatcacaccATGATCACACCCAAGGAATgcttcagtgagccataatcatgccctccaacaaataaataaaatagttaatttatttacagactctgtctctaaattaaaATTGGTATTGCATTGACTCTTtagatcaataaataaaataaataaaaagtcatcaccaaacccaaggtcatctagattttctgcTGTTGTtatcttttagggtttttttttttttttatcattttatgttttacatttaggcctatgatccattttgagtaagTTTTCATGAAGAATGTgaagtctgtgtctagattcactttttttgcatgtggatgtccagctgttccagcaccatttgttgaaaatactatcttttctccattgtattgccCTTGtccctttgtcaaagatcaatctGCTATATTTTGCAGTCTTCTggaatctctattctgttccactgtcttatttgtcttttctttcacaAATCTCATACTGTcctggttactgtagctttacagtaagtcttgaagtcaggtcATATCAGCCCTCTGTTCcttttcaatattgtgttggccattctgggtcttttgcctctgTATGTAAACCTTAGCATCTGTTAGTTGATATTCACAAAATTtatttgctgagattttgattggtattgcattgaatctttagatcaagttgggaagaactgacatcttgacaatatttagtcttcctgtccatgaacacagaatatctCTCTGTGTATTTAGTGCTTCTTTGAGCTCTCTCAACagagttttgcagttttcctCATACAGATcttgtacatgttttgttagattttacCTTGACATAATCACTTACTAGTTCCAGGAGATTTTTGTTGtcaattctttcagattttcttttcttttctttcttttttttttttgagatggaatctcactgtgttgcccaggttggagtgtagtggctcgatctcggctcactgcaagctctgcctcctgggttcacgccattctcctgcctcagcctcctgagtagcctggctactattttgtttttttagtagagacggggtttcgccgtgttagccaggatggtctcgatctcctgacctcgtgatctgcctgcctcgacctcccaaagtgctggaattacgggcatgagccaccgtgcccggcctttttttttttttttttgagtcagtgtctcactttgtcattcagggtggagtggagtggcacaatctcagctcactgcaacctgtgcttcccggattcaagcaattctcctgcctcagcctcccacgtagctggattacaagcgcatgccaccacgcccggctaatttttgtattttttgtaaagacggggtttcaccatgttggagaTTTTCTATAATACATAGATAACTGCGTCATgtgtgaacaaagacagttttagtTCATCTTTTCTAATCTGTATACCGTTTATTTCCTTTGCTTATCTTACTGCAttagctaggatttccagtatgATGGTGAAAAGGAGTGGTAAGCGGGGAAATTCTTGCCCTATTGTTGATGCTAGTGAGAAAGCTTCTAGTTTCTAGTATGACATTAGTGTAGAGTTTttatagatgttctttatcaagttgaggaaggtCTCCTCTATTCCcactttgttgagagtttttatgatgaatgagtgttgaattttgtcaaatgctttttcttcatctattaatatgatcaagtgatttttcttctttagcaagTGGCAAGGAAAATGACAATCTTAGAAGGGATCTTTCACATAAagattgttttcatttccttcattccttttacCATATTCAGGACACTAATCATATGCTAGAATTCAGTGTGTGGCCTCCTTTGGTGATACTCTCAAGTTCCTTCTTCTAAATTGCTATAACCTATCAGTTATTCCTATCtacctttgcttctttttttctactttaggAAGTATCATTCCTTGATTCAGGATCAGGCTCGAGAGTTAACCCATCTACGGCAGAAGATGAAGCTTGGGAGAGTGGCCTCTGCTCTTCTCATCCAGCATGTGAAGAACACACTAAAGACCTTTGAGGAGCTACTCCACAGCAATAACGTTGACCACTATATGGAGCAGCACTTCTGCGAGCAGCTGGCCAAAGGAAGCCAGCTGGCAGAGAGCCTTGCCAGAAAATTCAGCACAGGTAAGTTGGCCGCAGAGCTTAGGAAGATTTTCAGTCTCTCCCAAGGTCCTAAGTTCACAGGATCCCACTCCTATTCACAAGTCACTTTTCAACCTGGTGTCCTGCTTTGTAATCACCACCTTAAGACCATGACAGAGTCAGGACTGGCTGGTGAGGAGCTCCAAGAAGGGTTGAGGATGCCATGATGATCACCAGCACCTCCATCCCTCATGGAATATGACTGTTAGGGCAGGAGGCATCCCCGGGGATGATGGTATTCATCTGAAACTAATTGGCAGAAAGACAGAAGGAACAGGGGCAGCTGGTTTTTGTGAAGGGCCCTGAACTGGGAATCCAAAAACCCTACCTCTAGCTTATATGTGTTCCTTACCAGCTCTGGAcaggttaatatttattttgatttctgtttctctacctaaaaaattaagtcaaataaTTCCAGCCCTTGAATGTTGCATGATTGTTCTAGGGATTAAATAAGTAACATTAATCGGCGCActtcaaaaaaatgataaagaatcaTGCTGACTTTGGCATGGTTTAGGCACTGTGTGTACTAGTACAAGGTAGTGAGATAATTAGCTGTTTCAGGAGCATTTTACATGAAATTTCCCCTTGAGAACCCAAGGGCCCATAGTAGCAGAAGGCTTGAGTTCACTGTGCTGTCTCCTGATGGCAGGTGGGACACGGATGTCTATCAACTCCTTGGAGAAGGGAGGAGGTTCTGCATGAAAGCTATGGTGGAACACACAGCCATGGGTTTGGGTGCTGGCCTTATGCCAGGACTTGGAGGCTTTGGCTGGAGTGGATACGTGTTCCATGATATGTgggaataaagacatttttagctTTTTGCTGTGACTCAGGGCAAAGCAAGTGGAGATGATGACCTTCATGGTGGGCTCAGGAAAGCCTGCCAGGCAAGCTCTCTAAAGACTCAACCCAAGATCTGGGAAAATTCAGAGTATCCTGGAATCAAGGCAAGCATCAGGTAGTCAGGTCTCTGGTCCCAGATAGAACTCCATGTTTGTTTGCAGTCTGGGAAATGAGACCTGCTTAAAGCATGACTGGTCCTTTTTGAATTTTGTTCTCAGATGACTGTACAAGTAAGAAGAATCAAGTAGGACAGGTGCCTTCGACTCTCAGGTAACTCCAAATTTTCAGGGGCTATCGAAGGTGTAGTCTGGTGAAGGATCCAGAAGCAAGAGCCAGAAGCTCAAAGAAACAGGAGCGTACATGGCTAGTAAAAAACAAATAGCTTATTTATCCATTAAACCATCATGTATTAGTGATAAGGcagtctcatttttaaaattttttaaaaaatgtattattcttttattttcaccaaTTAATTCACCAATTTAGTAACATAGAGCTGCTCTAACCTATCTGGGTCTTAGGAGTCTTCTGAACCTCCAGGGATCACCTCTGGTTTCCCTTATTTAAAGACCAGAGTAAGATTATATCTGATTTCTTCAAGGGTGACCCAAGGAGTGCTGGAAGGTGTTAAACAGCTACAAATTTTCCTTGCAAACAAAAGTTTATACTGTGTCTCTATACTTAGGGAAGGAGATCTAGAAACTACAAGACACCAGTGAGGCTACATTGCCTGGGGAACCTATTTTAAATGGCCTACGgcaaatactatttaaaaaattatgttcacaGAGTgagttgaattcttttttttttttttttttttacattttaaaaattttatttttgagatgagatcttgctctgttgcccaggctggaatgcagtggcatgatcactgctcactgcatccttgacctcctgggctcaagtgatcctcctcagcctcctaaatagttgggactacaggtgcacactaccacacccatctcattttttatttttattttttgtagagagagagtctcactatgtttctcagtttggtcttgaattcctggactcaagcaattctcctgccttggcctcccaaattgctgggattacaggcatgcaccaccatgcccttaCCTGGAGTTGAACTCTTATGGGTCTCTGGGTGTCTTGTGAAGGAATCATGAGTGTTATTTAAGGGGCTCATTATGGCTTCGTTTTTCCTCAGGATGTTTGTAGCCAATGCACCGGACAACTGTTGCTTGCTCTGTCCCCCTCTTCCCTCCGTACTCTATCCTGAAACCGAAATGAATTGTTTGGCTTCTCCTCTGAAGGAATGATCCTCTTGACCTCCCCTTTACTTCTCCTGTGAGCCTCCAGATTAGTACAGCTGTGGCATTAGGtgacctttattttttcttctttcttatcccACTAGTATCTTGAGGAAGATGCATAATATGAGCAAAGTGACAGAAGTCCTAGAGACCAAGTGGGATGCCCGGTCCCAGACTCAGCCCCAGATCTGGTGCAGCAACCACACCCAGTCTACCCCACATCACTCCCTGAGCAGCACGTCTCCACAGCTTGACAAGGAGGAAGTGCATCCTTCAGTGGCTGTAGTCAGTGAGTACCCACATGGCTCCAGTTTTTGGGAGCTCACACATTGTCTAGGCCAAGAGGTGGCATCTTTGCAGCCGGGCCCTGTAGATCCACTGTGATGTACCTGGTCGGGCACAGCTCCAGGACTCAGTGCTGAGCATAAGCCCCAAGGGTTTCAGGTAGCTTTTTTCCATTCCCAGTCTCACATGTCATCAGTCACTAGATCCTCTCTGGCACATACATGGTGTTGGTCTTGGGGGGCATGAGTTGGGAAGGGGAGAAAGGGGGCAAATAGTTCCTCTTCACTGCACACAATTATGTCATCTTTCAAACTAGGGACATGAGTGTTGCTAACATTGTGCACC
This window contains:
- the LOC129028582 gene encoding myomegalin-like isoform X4, with the protein product MEFPSPVSAKAGKADNLGLAANSCKRALHEKMSQQKAGMHQPSEKKGPAEKGVNEQKPRPEEAEFSVSCSGKYHSLIQDQARELTHLRQKMKLGRVASALLIQHVKNTLKTFEELLHSNNVDHYMEQHFCEQLAKGSQLAESLARKFSTDDCTSKKNQVGQVPSTLSILRKMHNMSKVTEVLETKWDARSQTQPQIWCSNHTQSTPHHSLSSTSPQLDKEEVHPSVAVVSRH
- the LOC129028582 gene encoding myomegalin-like isoform X2, producing MEFPSPVSAKAGKADNLGLAANSCKRALHEKMSQQKAGMHQPSEKKGPAEKGVNEQKPRPEEAEFSVSCSGKYHSLIQDQARELTHLRQKMKLGRVASALLIQHVKNTLKTFEELLHSNNVDHYMEQHFCEQLAKGSQLAESLARKFSTDDCTSKKNQVGQVPSTLSILRKMHNMSKVTEVLETKWDARSQTQPQIWCSNHTQSTPHHSLSSTSPQLDKEEVHPSVAVVKMFSLIRMQDIEQDN
- the LOC129028582 gene encoding myomegalin-like isoform X3; translated protein: MEFPSPVSAKAGKADNLGLAANSCKRALHEKMSQQKAGMHQPSEKKGPAEKGVNEQKPRPEEAEFSVSCSGKYHSLIQDQARELTHLRQKMKLGRVASALLIQHVKNTLKTFEELLHSNNVDHYMEQHFCEQLAKGSQLAESLARKFSTDDCTSKKNQVGQVPSTLSILRKMHNMSKVTEVLETKWDARSQTQPQIWCSNHTQSTPHHSLSSTSPQLDKEEVHPSVAVVTYLM
- the LOC129028582 gene encoding neuroblastoma breakpoint family member 6-like protein isoform X1, whose amino-acid sequence is MSQQKAGMHQPSEKKGPAEKGVNEQKPRPEEAEFSVSCSGKYHSLIQDQARELTHLRQKMKLGRVASALLIQHVKNTLKTFEELLHSNNVDHYMEQHFCEQLAKGSQLAESLARKFSTDDCTSKKNQVGQVPSTLSILRKMHNMSKVTEVLETKWDARSQTQPQIWCSNHTQSTPHHSLSSTSPQLDKEEVHPSVAVVTSLQVQSQLRPEREPPGVEATLSRFSAHCPEVEAIFSSSSNSFNVEQSQQGVAGVFLARA
- the LOC129028582 gene encoding neuroblastoma breakpoint family member 6-like protein isoform X7; translation: MSQQKAGMHQPSEKKGPAEKGVNEQKPRPEEAEFSVSCSGKYHSLIQDQARELTHLRQKMKLGRVASALLIQHVKNTLKTFEELLHSNNVDHYMEQHFCEQLAKGSQLAESLARKFSTDDCTSKKNQVGQVPSTLSILRKMHNMSKVTEVLETKWDARSQTQPQIWCSNHTQSTPHHSLSSTSPQLDKEEVHPSVAVVTYLM
- the LOC129028582 gene encoding neuroblastoma breakpoint family member 6-like protein isoform X6 codes for the protein MSQQKAGMHQPSEKKGPAEKGVNEQKPRPEEAEFSVSCSGKYHSLIQDQARELTHLRQKMKLGRVASALLIQHVKNTLKTFEELLHSNNVDHYMEQHFCEQLAKGSQLAESLARKFSTDDCTSKKNQVGQVPSTLSILRKMHNMSKVTEVLETKWDARSQTQPQIWCSNHTQSTPHHSLSSTSPQLDKEEVHPSVAVVNPIHHPNKFAVTPSKPSVNGGMM
- the LOC129028582 gene encoding neuroblastoma breakpoint family member 6-like protein isoform X5; the encoded protein is MSQQKAGMHQPSEKKGPAEKGVNEQKPRPEEAEFSVSCSGKYHSLIQDQARELTHLRQKMKLGRVASALLIQHVKNTLKTFEELLHSNNVDHYMEQHFCEQLAKGSQLAESLARKFSTDDCTSKKNQVGQVPSTLSILRKMHNMSKVTEVLETKWDARSQTQPQIWCSNHTQSTPHHSLSSTSPQLDKEEVHPSVAVVNASPAISADSVLCPATKEPGLPSPSILRAALAS